The genomic DNA GAAGCATTGAGTTCTTCTGGACCTGGCTATTCTAATGCCCCTTTCACACTGAGATAACCCAAAATCACTGCAGCATCTCGGCTGGTTTGAAGTGGCCTAGGTTCTCGCAGGACTTGATCCAGCGCAGGACGTTGGCGGGAGCAGCGGAAGCCGAGCCGCTCCGCATCACGCAGCAGTAACACGCCATGTCGGCCAGGGAGTACTCTGACCCAGCCACCCAGGGACTGCGGGCCAGAGCCGAGTTGAGGGCCCGCAGGACAGCCGACCTCTCCTTGGTGCTGCCCTCTGCCAGCTGGAAGAAAGCCGTGTCCACCCAGCTGTCCACCAACGTGGCAACAGCAGGATCGCTGGGGTACGGCACCAGGAGTTTGTAGAGGAAACGTGCTATGTTGGCCTCACCCTCAATGGGACACATATTCTGGATGCTGAACTTCATCTGTACTTTAGGGACTGAAGAGAGGGAGACGTTAAGGCACGAATACAAACACTTGTCTTTTCATGAGGTTACACAAATGGCTGCACAACTGGTTCACAAGCTGCCTTCAGCACATTGGACACACCTCAcacaagagaaaaaacaaacaatcccTCTTgacaactctttttttttgactgtTTACAATAGCTGCTGACCATATTGTGCTTTCTACTGAGTGAACATGTGCAAAAAAATATATCCCCAATacaaatgctgcttttctgcCTTACCATTTTTCCAAATGAGGGTAAAGCCCAGTTGGAACATGTGGCGTGCATAGCTGTCAGGATGGCGTGGGCCAAGGCAGGACATGAGCTGTGGAGGGACGCTGGCGACAGAAGAATGGACGTGGACAGAGGAGAGCACCCGGTAGTGCTGACACAGAAGGCCGTGCAGCACAAGCAGGGACAGGGGGGGGTGTGCGGGGTTGGCATTCACTACAATGTCACGGAGGGCGCCCAAGTCCTTGAGAGATAAACGACATAATGAACGATTGCACCATCCAAAAGAGATGGCAATTATTATAAAATGTTCACAAATTAAGGTGTGTACCAAACAGGTTGTGCATGTTCGTCTAGTAGAAGATGGAGAGGCAGGCATTTATGATGATAAAGGAAATTACAGCCCCAGATTCTCACCTTTCCGAGCACCGCGTCCAAGTCTGTGGGACTTTTTAACGCCGCGGAGCTGAAGCTTTGGGACGAGAGGCTGCTGCCAACGGTCAGATCCAGGTCGGCGTCTGGAGTGGTCACTGTTTTGGCCAGGCCGTCTACTGTCGCTTTCAGCTCATAGAGTTTTCTCATAATCTCATCCTGTCGAGCCTCCAGGGCTTTAACTGATGGGTCCACCTCCCCATTCTGAGGAGAGAAGAAATATGGATTTTTAGCAGACAACTCGAGCAGCTCATACACCTTTATGTACAACAATCAACATTATAACAGGATCCCTGTCTCGGAATCCCTAAAACAAATAACTTGCCATATTAACATGTTTCCAAGGGACAACAAGGTCCTGAAATGTCTGTCGCGGTTATGTAGTGGTGAACTACACATTTAATCGGTTCGACAACGTTAAGACAACGTACAAAAACCCAGAGCACACATTTAAAGTGGCGTCATTCAAACACATATACCTCAGAACAGCTGGAATTACAGCATAACTGTTGAGCTTTAAGACGAAGTTTAACTCCAGTTGCCCGTACATTCCATGAATAGTATCACAGCTGTGTTATAGACACAAGACAGTTGCGTCCCTTCTTTGTAGAGTTTATTATCGTTTAATTGTGAATGGAAAAACGGGAGAAATGTTGTTGCATCAGCCAGACGTACTGACAAGCTACGTTAGCAGGCTAGCATGGCTAAAGCAGCAAATCCTAATGCGCAGATGAAGGGCGGTCACCACCAGCGTCTCGGAACCCCTAAAAGTCACATCTTAAACTCCATGTGCCAAAATCGGCATagaaatgcattaaaatgtgTCCCTGTCGAGATTCAACCGTGTTCCAGTTACCTGAAGCGCGTGTTCAGCGGTGCAACTGTCCCCATGCTGCGCGTGGATTTGGTAACTGTACATGCAGGTTGGCAAGTCAATCGCAATATGACGGTCAACGATGGGCTTTACCTGGTACATGGGCATGCTGGAGGACACTTAGGGGATTGATTGACAGAAAAAATAACCTTAAAAGCGAAAGCTCGCTGTTCTGGGAGGCCTACGTAACGTTGACTGGCAGCAACAAACGCTCCCTCGCGCTGCAGCCGAAGATCGGCGTGACGCCACATCCGGCAAAAGTAAAagcttgttttgtgtttgtgatcGACACGATTATGAATTAATTTGTTCGGCTGATTTTCTGATTTTAAAATTTACGTAAATATGTTTTTGAAATATCCTCAGGGAAATTACGTTACCCCAGTCCTATTTATCAATGACGGTATACCATAAAAAGCAGTGGTGTAATCTATGACCAGTCGTCGGAAGCTCTATACAGGAAGTGAGGAAGGGAAGTTCAGTTCCTTTCATTAAGCTCCTTCTTTTGCCTCATTTCAGAAGTGAATAATGCGTTTAAAAAGTCCTAACGCACAGGCTTATCAGGTAAATTGTCACATCAATTAAAATAGATAACCATCAATTtgcattattttttaaaggaaaaatacGTGCTAGTTCTTATTCACGGGTTTCAGAATGTATATTTCGTTTATAATTATAGGTTAGGTCTATCATTATCCGTagcagtttaaataaaaaaaacaattgagAATGAAAGCATTGTTCTAGTTGCATTGTATGTCTATATTAAAGTCAAATATTGTTACTGAAGTAAAATCGCTGTAAAGATATGCCTCAGCAGAATATTTTGATCGGTTCAAGGAACCGGCTCAGTCATAATTACCTAAACGGCTCTTCGGGTGTTGAAACAGTTAAATTGTTGCTTGAATTTATTCTAAAAGCTgcgatttctttttttttttcccccaccatATTTGATATAATCCAATAGTATTATTCTTAGACATGCTACAACGGTGATCTAGTATTCCTTGGGTAAATGTCCTTTCCTGTTAATTTACTTAACtgtttttctttagtttcttttctttgttttaatgcAGTTGGTATTagaatgacatttaaaaaatcaattaatGAACAAATAACAGCTTTTTAATAAcagatcaaaaaaaaaaaaaaagcaatgacTGCAACACCTACCAGTAAAATCTGGAATGCCACCAGATGCTTCTCACAATATCACTTCACTCTCTAAGAAATTGCAGCATTATTTATTCACACTGGAGCCTCATCCTTTCTGCAGCTACAAGAGATGCAGCAAGAGAGAGATTTAATGAACTGAGTTTGTCAGTCCGACAGCTTGTTAATGCTGAATTATTCACAATTTTCTGAATTCCACTAGAGAAGGGAAACGAGTAGGGGGGGTGTTGCAATGTCAACCTGGCTGGTCCAACTGAGGTAATAGTGAGATCTGATGGCCAGTACAGGACCTGAACAGGAAACTGACACTGTGGCTAGAGCTGAAACCCGAACAACAAGCTGGAGTCCACCAGACAGCAGGTATCATGGATACAGTGATAGGCGTGGCACAGAGCTAGACTGCAGGTGTTGGTGTAGTCTGATACAGTCGTACAGGGTCACTCACAGGGATAAACTGCACGTGAACTGTGAATACTTTACTTATAGGTGCAATGTGTGCGATTGAAATGGTAGCTGTCAGCTGAGACTCACTCACGGGTCAGACATGTAAACATGTAACATATTTGTCCACCTGGTAATGAGATTGAACAATAATTACTCTCTGTGAAACCATCATCTGTCATGAATCCATTACTTTTCACAACATTGTCTGTAATCTCCGGGAGTGATGAAACAGGGTCCACATTTGTGGTTAAACATTCCAAAATATGACACTTTTACCATATTACTACATCCTTATACTTTATATTTTACCATACttaacacacatatatatttttactaTATTTACATACAATTCCCttgatggagagacagagagagatagtgcgagtgtgtgtgtgtgtgtgtgtgtgtgtgtgtgtgtgtgtgtgtgtgtgtgtgtgtgtgtgtgtgtgtgtgtgtgtgttcatattaTCTCTGAACACCTTTTATAGCAAATCAAAAACAATATGTGTGGCAGTATCATGAGCTGAGCTGGATGAGGGTAATGTcccactagggggcagcacaTATCACTGAAAATCACACTAGGCTAAAtgaatattttgtattttggtaCGTTTGGTTCCTCTCACCTGTGGGCTTTCTggttacgtgtgtgtgtttgaagcacGACAGCTTATGATAATTAGAAAGTCGAGAAGTTACCAGAAGCACACCATGCAGCTAATTATATAAAGCTTAACTTGTCTGTTTGTCAGTCTGCGGTATGATCGtggaaaaaagtaaaatacCCACATGCACTGAAACACAGGAAAACGCGTTTCAAATTTATCAAACTACTCTGTTACTATTTCTTCAGACTATTGGAACAGGCAGACACGTTCTTGGAATTAAATTGTCAAAATGCCACATCTGAAAAATAGAATCATCTGCCGTGTAACCGTCTGCATCGCCCCGCGGCCAGGACTTGGTCTGGGTGTGAGTCAGCATGGGCCCCACCTGTAGCACGGTTTAAGCCGGGTGTGTCCTGCAAACGTGCATTACTGTACATAAAAAGAGACTGACATTTCAAAAGCTGTCAGCCGCCAGATGCGGCAATGCTGGACGTACGACGCGGCGGGAAAGTGGATTTTATGTAAATAAAAGCGGGCGGTGTGCAGCAGAGGCGGGCATTGATAGACACATGGCCCATCATTCATTAATGAGGGGAAGCTACATGCAGACATCATAAGTAGAGGCTCTGGACTAATGCTTGTTGAGGAACAGTGGCGGTGCTGTCATGCCCTGCATTATGGATAGAGTTCCTGCTCTGAGCTCACAAAGCCTATTCAGTCCTCCTAACACGCCAGTTAAATCTTTTACGATGTTCCCCTCTGTTCGGACTATCAGGTAGCAATATCGCCAATACCTCGAAACCTCTAAAAACACCCAGAATGATGTTTCTTTCAAACAATCCGAGTCCGGTGCACAGAGGGCATCCCCTCCAGAACGGTCCAGCCGGCGTCCCCTTGACCTTGATTCTTCGAGGACGGCTTGTTGTCCCTTAAAGACGGTGTGCGCATTAAAGTTTCACACGGGCTTAATCAGTAAGGTGAGCCTGACACTTTCTTGATATGAGTTTTTGGTGACAATGAAGGGAGCTCATCAATTATTGACGTTCTAAGTAGACCAGCAGGCCGTGAGTCCATCCAGAACATCCTATAGCTGCAAGCGTCACGTTGGGCAAACAGtcacacaaaatacacacaaatgtttttCACCCTCTTGAAAGGTAAGTCCGGCATCTATTGGGGTCACATTTTTCTGCCACTGTTCTCATATTAACTCAGTAGTTTCTTAGTTTATAACAAATTTGGTTTAACATTTAACTCCTCCCACTTGAGCGTTATAATCCAAGAGTACAACCCTAAAGGGCTGCACAGGGTGCGCTGGTGTTAGGGGTTCAATTCCCAAATTGTTCtatgtggagtttgcatgttctctgtCCACATCAGGCTGGCTGGAGGAATCGTAATAGAACGGTGTCCTGTCCAGGGTGTCACCCattgactgctgggatagatggacagatggacagatggacggacggacggaagGACATTGAATTGCTGGTCACATCATCTCAAACTTGTCTCAGAGCGGTACGATCCAGTGGTCAGCATCAACCCGCTGGCTCACGTTTCCTCCCGGAGTCCCACGTGCACCTCCTGACCCTCGGGGTCAGCCCGTGGTGTGTCCCCTAGTTTGTGTTACCCCCTGACTTCCCCAACCTTGCCCGTCCCTCTTCCAGAGCCCCCGCCTCCGCACCCCTGGACATTTAACCCCCTGGGATTGAATCTCATGGCTTCATCATTCAAActtgtgtttgtgaatgaaaccagaagaagaaactgtCTGGTCTGAATCGGCTGTGGGTGCACTGCTGAGTATTGCCTCATGCTAATTCCAGGGTCTGCCCCACCACCCTGAGTGGCAGGTGGTGGCAGTAATAGGCAGCTTCTACCTGTGGTGTTTATGAGATTAAAGCCCCAGAAGGGTGGAGACGCCAAGGGAAGGTGCAGCATTTTGGAGCCTCCAGAGGGTGGGTTACGGGGGAAGTGGTTGTTAATTTTAATCCCGTCAATTGCAGGCGCAGGGGATGAAAATGCTGCGTGTTATTTAAAGTCTCTGGGCTGTGACATGCAAAGTTGTGGATCTCCTGTCTGAGAAAGAGGGTGAGCCCGATGAAAATGCCTCCTCTTTTGCCCTGAGCAGCCGCCCGGTGCACCTGAAATGTTAGCATCCTCGGCTATAGCATTCTGCAGAGTTTGCATGTCCTACTGTCCTGCTGCACACACGCAAGCGCgtacacgctcacacacacacgctgtctaACACAAGCCCTCACGCTTGCGTGTCCTGCTCTGGTTCTTGTGTTTGCATGAATGATcgagaaaaaaaagaccatGCCCGTCCGATTTCATATTTGAGTTTTGCAAATGCTTGGGTTTTCGTTCTCTcattacatgtgtgtgtgtgtgtgtgtgtgtgtgtgtgtgtgtgtgtgtgtgtgtgtgtgtgttgcccagGTTTTAGGTAGGTTTATTTACAAAGCTGAGGTCAGGTGTTACTTGATCCTGCAGTGATGACACTCAGGTGAGCAAGGTCATCTCTCCTGCTTTTTCCTGAGCTacaactaaacacacacacacacacttttctcacACCTCTGACACTGTAAAATGAGTTGAAGCAGTGTTTTTCTGAGGCCCCTGAAGTCAGAGAAACAGTCAAAGATCACATTACCAGTGGGGAAAAATGGACACAAACTGCTCCATGTTgtggattttattgttttattttctaagaCATTTGGTAAATTGTACAAATGTCTCAGAATTCAGCATTTTGGTCTGTTTAAGACTGAAATGCGGACCAGCAAGAgctttttaaagtattttaaaggtttttcaTCGCAACAGATTGGAAAAGAATGAACTAGAACTAGTACAGCTCTGGTGGTGGAATGGTCCAGTTGCTTAGGATGAAACCATGGCCTGGAACTCTGCAGAGACAAGAAACCGCCAcgtcactttttctttttataaaaaagaacatttttcagGTGTATATGTGGGGTTCATCTGCTCACCATCTGCTCCAATTCGCCCATCGCTGTCGTCGTCGGCGAGGGTCATGAAGCCCTTGGTCTCCTTGTCTGTCAGGACGCGAGCACCAGTACAAAACCTCTGGAGGAAAAATCTAAAAGATGGGTTAAAGTTAGCGTGGCCAAGACCAACGTCCTGTCCATCAGACTCAAACAAACAGCGACAAGATGAAGACTGATCCCTCTTTACAttgcaaacaacaacaaagagctTTGGACAaagggatgatgatggtgatggtgatgctgatgatgatgacgaagaCTCACTTGAGCTCTTCTTCCTCAATGTAGCCGCTGCCATCATTGTCCAGGATGGCGAAGACCTTCTTGATATCTTGGGGGCTCTTCTTGGAGAGGCCACACATTTGGAAGAACTTCTTGGGGCAGAAGCTGTCTGGTGCTGCACACATGATGGAGACAACAGGAACTCTAGAGTATTTCTATAAAAAGTTATCAACAGACAATAATAGAAGCTTCTTTGTGGAGATGAGAAGACATTTTAATATCAAGGTTTGCCTGTCGGAGTTTGCTTTAAAAACTTTACATTCTTCCTCGTTGACTGCACAGCTTTAGAGAAAATAATCATTGCCCTTCCGTGAGTGACACAATTTCCACTAGGCTCCCTTTCCAGTCACTGAAAACCTGGAAATATAATCGATTTACACCCAAATAGCAACAACGCAAAGAGATTTACCTTGGCAGGCCTTGATGGCGCTTTCGATGGCGTCGCCGGGGAGGATGGATGACAGAgacattttatttctggtggAGAAACAGTGAGATGTTAAAATGTGCGGGCGGATACATCAGAAAACCAGTTAAGGAAGTGTGAAAGTTACGAGAAAAAAGGcaaatgctgcagctgcatctccTCCGAAGCAAAGGATCCCCTTTTACGCACAGGTTGTGCCTGATGTAAAGTAAGTCTGCGCGTCAAAGCGCGCAGGGCAGGTTCCGCAACGCATGTTTCGGGAAAACAAGacgtaaaaaaagaaagaaatgcacCTGAATCGGGAGCACTTACCGTGTTAAAGGGAGTTCTCGCCCGGTCTGCGATCCAGCTGAGAGGTAAGGCTCTGTGGTGACTGCTGTCTGTCAAGGCGGATTTATATAGGTCTGAATGCACTGACAATGGGGATCGCTTGAGTTACCTGTCTGTGGATCAAATTCTCACCGCCCGCCCCTGATCCAGTTTCCCGGCTAACTAATTAACCTTTACTATTTATAACGCCCCAGGACCGAAGTCAGCCACCCTGTACATCTGTAACGACCTTGTAAATAGAaaattaagtttaaaaaaaacgtgttcccgccccaccccaccccaccccgcgCCGCgcttcttcctgtcatccccccaccatcctcctcttcctccccccgcTCACATCTGAAATTCTACAGAATAAACGAGTCTGAGTCTGCAGCTTCGCTGTACTCTCTCTCCGCTTCCGTGCCCAATGACGCAGGTATCCTCTTACGGCGCGCAGCAAATATGCCAAATCTGCCGTTAAAGTGAATTATGGGGGAGTGAAAAGGGCTTTAAGACCCACCAACGATCTGGTCTTTGGCACCAAATGTCCTCCCTGAGCTTGTTTCTGTCCGGAATTAATCtgaattcagatttttttaacCACAAAGACGCGAACGGTCATCAGTGAAACTCAAGGGTGCTCAGTATTGCCACGTACTGACTAAGGGGACAGTGGCGCTGAATCGCCCTGTCAACTGTGCTGATTAAGGGATCGAGGTCACCCAGTGCCGCCAGTGTCCTGTCCTGccttgatggtgatgatgatgcatTATGCGCAGTGTCGCGCACATCACGCCACCTCCACGCAGAGGTAATTCTCACAAAGGTCACTGATTCACATTTGTACTTCCACTTTCCCGAACGCTGGGGTACCGATTCTTTTCATCCTGTCTATACTTCTGACTGTTAGATGCTAATGAATGAGGTATGTCTCATTGCCTGTGCACCGTTCTGGGACATGACAGACACAGAAATCCTTGAAATGTTCAGCGAGTTTTTGATCTGGTGTTAGAAATGAGCGTGAAAGGTCTGATGTTTGATCGTTTGATAGTCCGGTTGTTCTGACCGGAGCTCTGTCTCGTGCAACCTGACACTCGGGGATATCCTCCAAAGGCAGGAGCGCAGCAGCCGCCAAAGTCTAGATGGATGAGTGCGTTTTTGGCGAGCGCTGCGCCATTTTACGCGTCAGTTGTTGACCGAGACGGGCAATTATTAACACTGGCGAGATGTCTCGACTCTTATTTAAATTACGTCATTTTTGATTTCTACAGGTACAcatggggtttttttgtggaGAAAACACTCGAACCGGCGTTATGGGCACGAAGTGCGCGCTTCCATCTGCTGTTATCAACTTTTAAACCCAAACCAAGTGCCAGGTAAATTGTGAGGTCTCTCCTTTAAAGCTCCCCACACGATCTTTATTATTAAAGAGAAACCCAATCATCTCAGGAAGAAACGGAGAGGTCACCGGATGTAGGGCAGAGGTGAGGTTTTACCTTCACCCGGTTCATGATGTCATAAGCCTCGGTTATCCTTTACAGACTATAAAGTTACGGcgatcatttattcatttacatttGTTAATGCTCTTCACTTTACACCCAGTACCTATAGACCCACACCCTCTCCTCAGTTCTGTCGTCTTTTTGGTTCCTACTTTAGACTTAATCTTAAATAAtttactgccctctagtggccataTTGTGGAACTAAACGACAATCGATTAAGTAATTCGTTCGCATAGAAGTTTATATAATTTCActtgaaaaaagggaaaattatATTTACTTTAATATGAAGATAatttaacaaacaaataaattactCAcctaataaaatattttaattgaTATATACATATCTTATTTCTTGTGGTTTTAACGCAGTTCAGTTATTATAGATGTATACATATACTACGatgaaaaatgattttatttaaagtgAAACTTTCCGTTGATGTCCATGCAAATGATCCAGTGTCAGTAGAAAACCCCACACCGTAGCAAAAgaatctttattctttttttaacgtTAGTTCCTGGAAAGTGCAGCGTAGATTTTACAGTAAGCAAAATTCATATTTAAGACATGAACACATTCACAATCATCAGTTTGGACAGTGTGTTGCATAGAAGTCTCTTTAGTATAAAAATGATCTATATTCAGATgaaaaggtgaggaggaggaggcggagttGTTCCATCAGAGCGGGTGTTGTTGGTCAGTTGCCAGTTTATGCCTTAACCATGTCTGAAAACTCtacaggagcacacacacacacaaatgaataaTCAACACAGAGTTCAGCAAaagaatgagaggaaatgaacatCGCGGATACCCTGAGCGCCGATCTTGCCGTCGCCGTCGGTGTCACCGGCCTTCAAGAAAGCGGAGGTCTCGGCGTCGGTCAGCGCGCGGGCACCGGCCTTGAAATTCTGCAGGAAAAGccttcagaagaaaaaaatatgcacattagATACTTTCAGCAGAAGCATGCTGTGGACGCTCCCGTGTTTCtcacttcagctcctcctcctcgatgAACCCGCTCTTGTCCTGGTCGATGATTTCGAAGgccttcttcagctcttccccGGACTTACTGGCCAGCCCGCAGGTGGCGAAGAACTTCTTGTATTCGAACGTGCCATCGGCTACAGTCAGCGCGGAACAtggatttaataataataataataataataataataataataataataataataatagtaataataataataataataataataataataataatgagtcACCTTTGCACGCTTCCAGGGCTGCAGTGACGTCAGCATCCTTCAGGGTACCTGAGAAAGCCATTTTGATCTACAGAGATAATcaaaaaatgaattaattttATGTGAttgtttgttattttgttatttttctagCGTTtgactgtcacacacacacactcatcgcTGCTTACGCTTCAGAATATTGATatttgagagagagacagagagagagagagagagaagattaCATCATTCTAAACTCCAGTAAAAATATATTGAATTTCTCGGTTGCGTAATTCAGTTCCGAAACCCGGCGGAGGTGGAGCTCTGCCGAGTAAATCCATACCATCACGCATCGGACGCTTTTGCGTGTCCAAtaataaacaaacaagcaacaaaACAAGCGTGGCATGTTAAAACCGTGCTGCCAGGCTCGGTCCTCTCGTCCACTCATCAAACTCACCTTAGGAGCCTTTGCTTTGTTGGGCACGGATGAAACTGACAAGACTCTGGTCGACTGCAGTGATTTGCCCGCTGCTCCCGCTGACCTTTTATAGGTCCGCGCTGCCGGCTGTAGGGTTAAGATAACCGACACCCAGTCgaggtggggtgtgtgtggagggggcaAAAATCGGGCCAGGCAGCGGTCTATTTTTAGTTTCATACATGAAGACGCTTAAAAGGTGCGTTTGAAGAAGTCTTTAGTATGCCATAAGACTAAGAATAGGTCCGTGCATTACTGGAGGACCAACTGGAGGTACTGGGAGAACATGCAATAGCTGTAGACATGTATGTAAGGGAGAGTTAGATGTGTGCAACATAGATATAAATGTTACTTATATTTACGACCAACTTTTTTAGATGATTTTTTAACCATTAAAGAGACCAGAGTGTGATGTTGATCTGTAGGTGGCAGCACCGTCTGTAGGAACTCTGTAGATTCTGACCTATCGTGACCAGTGGGTCTATGGTGGTGCCACCTGATAGTGCTGGGGCTTTACAGACAGCTGACTTGCaatcccccccccaaaccaTTTGAAACCTGCCCTTTAATACTTCTCGTGTCGATGCATGTGTGAAGAAACCCGACGTTTTCTGAAGAAGCGGATCGCGTTACAGCGCCACACGCGTTCAGAGCCCGGCGCCGCTAAAGATCTCCCTCCCCACTTGCTGAAAGCTTGCTGATGTCAGAGCCACTGTTATTCTGCTATTAGCCCCCCGTTGCCACAACACGTCGCACAATTGACTGAGAAGCAGTTGGTGAAGAAAAGGACTTTGGAAGAAGGCGGCTAATTACGCTATGCATGGCAGCTCGCTTGGCAGCATGTTAGCAAAGCCCCAGGGCCTTcgcctctgtgtctgcaggcttATTGCCTGTGTCCAActgtccccccaccctcccccccagcCACGGTTATCAAAACAAGTGCGTGCAGCTCACTTTAATTGCCTCTCAGCGCGCCCTGAATGTTTAATTTCTTGCCAGGTGGCTCTGAAACCCCCCTTCTGTTGCCGACAAGCAAAAGACGACTGAGCTGAGGGAGAAGACTTTACACCAAAAGAGTATTTATTCCTGGTTTTTCACTCTTCCTCAAGCGTGCAGAAAATATTGTGCCATTTGCATGAGGTATCTCTTTTCTTTCAGAACATTTAACACATCTGAAGAAGGCTCACAGTCTTGTATGTGTTCCATGCTGAGAAATAACAGTCCACAGGCAACTCATAAATAAGGTATAAAAAATATTCTTTCAGCTGGTGGTTACTGAATGCAAGGAGTTTGCAGTTCCAGATTTGAGCAGGAGATCTTGGGCA from Takifugu rubripes chromosome 5, fTakRub1.2, whole genome shotgun sequence includes the following:
- the pvalb8 gene encoding parvalbumin 8, which translates into the protein MSLSSILPGDAIESAIKACQAPDSFCPKKFFQMCGLSKKSPQDIKKVFAILDNDGSGYIEEEELKFFLQRFCTGARVLTDKETKGFMTLADDDSDGRIGADEFQAMVSS
- the aimp2 gene encoding aminoacyl tRNA synthase complex-interacting multifunctional protein 2 isoform X2, producing the protein MPMYQNGEVDPSVKALEARQDEIMRKLYELKATVDGLAKTVTTPDADLDLTVGSSLSSQSFSSAALKSPTDLDAVLGKDLGALRDIVVNANPAHPPLSLLVLHGLLCQHYRVLSSVHVHSSVASVPPQLMSCLGPRHPDSYARHMFQLGFTLIWKNVPKVQMKFSIQNMCPIEGEANIARFLYKLLVPYPSDPAVATLVDSWVDTAFFQLAEGSTKERSAVLRALNSALARSPWVAGSEYSLADMACYCCVMRSGSASAAPANVLRWIKSCENLGHFKPAEMLQ
- the LOC101079133 gene encoding parvalbumin beta-like; amino-acid sequence: MKLKIDRCLARFLPPPHTPHLDWVSVILTLQPAARTYKRSAGAAGKSLQSTRVLSVSSVPNKAKAPKIKMAFSGTLKDADVTAALEACKADGTFEYKKFFATCGLASKSGEELKKAFEIIDQDKSGFIEEEELKLFLQNFKAGARALTDAETSAFLKAGDTDGDGKIGAQEFSDMVKA
- the aimp2 gene encoding aminoacyl tRNA synthase complex-interacting multifunctional protein 2 isoform X1, which encodes MPMYQVKPIVDRHIAIDLPTCMYSYQIHAQHGDSCTAEHALQNGEVDPSVKALEARQDEIMRKLYELKATVDGLAKTVTTPDADLDLTVGSSLSSQSFSSAALKSPTDLDAVLGKDLGALRDIVVNANPAHPPLSLLVLHGLLCQHYRVLSSVHVHSSVASVPPQLMSCLGPRHPDSYARHMFQLGFTLIWKNVPKVQMKFSIQNMCPIEGEANIARFLYKLLVPYPSDPAVATLVDSWVDTAFFQLAEGSTKERSAVLRALNSALARSPWVAGSEYSLADMACYCCVMRSGSASAAPANVLRWIKSCENLGHFKPAEMLQ